The following coding sequences are from one Microbacterium sp. SORGH_AS_0969 window:
- the sdhC gene encoding succinate dehydrogenase, cytochrome b556 subunit, translating into MSAPARATPSVKETTSKRPRGTLYRGREGMWSWVLHRITGVAIFFFLLVHILDTALIRVSPEAYDAVIGTYKNPIMGLGEVALVGAIAYHAFNGLRIILVDFWPWATRHQRQLWWGVLGLWVVTMLGFTPRHLINVFSAVTGSH; encoded by the coding sequence GTGTCAGCACCAGCACGTGCCACGCCGTCGGTGAAAGAGACCACCTCGAAGAGACCGCGCGGCACTCTGTACCGCGGTCGCGAGGGCATGTGGTCATGGGTCCTGCATCGCATCACGGGTGTGGCGATCTTCTTCTTCCTCCTCGTGCACATCCTCGACACGGCACTCATCCGCGTGTCCCCCGAGGCGTACGACGCGGTGATCGGCACCTACAAGAACCCGATCATGGGCCTCGGCGAGGTCGCCCTCGTCGGCGCGATCGCGTACCACGCCTTCAACGGTCTGCGCATCATCCTCGTCGACTTCTGGCCGTGGGCCACGCGTCACCAGCGTCAGCTCTGGTGGGGTGTCCTGGGCCTCTGGGTCGTCACGATGCTCGGCTTCACCCCGCGCCACCTCATCAACGTCTTCAGCGCCGTCACCGGGAGCCACTGA
- a CDS encoding succinate dehydrogenase hydrophobic membrane anchor subunit has product MSVAQEASTIPAPRTPSVRKKGSNLEKWGWIYMRASGVLLIVLIFGHLFVNLMTNEGIHQIDFAFVAGKLASPFWQWWDVLMLWLALIHGANGMRTIVNDYVTNATVRKVLVWSLWLSAGFLILLGTLVVFTFDPCLGVTESSSLWDVCQAA; this is encoded by the coding sequence ATGTCCGTCGCCCAGGAAGCCAGCACGATCCCCGCCCCGCGCACGCCCAGCGTGCGCAAGAAGGGCTCCAACCTCGAGAAGTGGGGATGGATCTACATGCGCGCCTCCGGCGTGCTGTTGATCGTCCTCATCTTCGGCCACCTGTTCGTCAACCTGATGACGAACGAGGGCATCCACCAGATCGACTTCGCGTTCGTCGCCGGCAAGCTCGCCTCGCCCTTCTGGCAGTGGTGGGACGTGCTCATGCTGTGGCTCGCCCTCATCCACGGCGCGAACGGCATGCGCACGATCGTGAACGACTACGTGACGAACGCCACGGTCCGCAAGGTCCTCGTGTGGTCGCTGTGGCTGTCCGCCGGATTCCTCATCCTGCTCGGCACGCTCGTCGTCTTCACCTTCGACCCCTGCCTCGGTGTCACCGAGAGCAGCTCCCTGTGGGACGTGTGCCAAGCGGCGTGA